One genomic region from Amycolatopsis sp. FBCC-B4732 encodes:
- a CDS encoding winged helix-turn-helix transcriptional regulator: protein MPTSARTYGQFCGLARALEIVGERWSLLVVRDLMLGPKRFTDLQRTLPRIPVSILTSRLNELEESGVVRRRVLSQLDGGIVYELTEYGTELDHIVLDLGLWGSRSLTYPKPDEVFTLDTAIISLYTTFQEEAATGVHVNYELHHPGDMVVHAMVDDGALKASAGALPAADLVIEPQGPALLDLLNGNLSAPDAIASGKVRVEGDPAHLDLFTRLFRVPPAPDRPTGLVAH, encoded by the coding sequence ATGCCTACCTCTGCTCGCACCTACGGACAGTTCTGCGGCCTGGCCCGGGCGCTCGAGATCGTCGGCGAGCGCTGGTCGCTGCTCGTCGTCCGGGACCTCATGCTCGGCCCGAAGCGGTTCACCGACCTGCAGCGCACCCTGCCACGCATCCCGGTGAGCATCCTGACCTCCCGGCTCAACGAGCTCGAAGAGTCGGGCGTGGTCCGGCGGCGCGTGCTGTCGCAGCTGGACGGCGGCATCGTCTACGAGCTGACCGAGTACGGCACCGAGCTCGACCACATCGTCCTCGACCTGGGCCTGTGGGGCTCGCGGTCGCTGACCTACCCGAAGCCGGACGAGGTCTTCACCCTCGACACCGCGATCATCTCGCTCTACACGACCTTCCAGGAGGAGGCCGCCACGGGCGTGCACGTCAACTACGAGCTGCACCACCCCGGCGACATGGTCGTGCACGCCATGGTCGACGACGGCGCGCTCAAGGCGTCCGCGGGCGCGCTGCCCGCCGCCGACCTGGTGATCGAGCCGCAGGGACCGGCGCTGCTGGACCTGCTCAACGGCAACCTGTCCGCGCCGGACGCGATCGCCAGCGGCAAGGTCCGCGTCGAGGGCGACCCGGCGCACCTGGACCTGTTCACCCGCCTGTTCCGCGTCCCGCCGGCCCCGGACCGCCCGACCGGTCTCGTCGCGCACTGA
- a CDS encoding TOMM precursor leader peptide-binding protein — protein sequence MRTTAVNARVPEDGGAVPTRAPAFRRHLRAEVRAGKGAYLFSEQGVIAMRGAKIESLAALLDGTHDLDGLLRDRPGGMAPEEVAALLAQLVDAGLVTLRSQGEDDRAGDERALAYWDACGVDADLVAARQGTVRLTAVGDSADGVDPGAVERALAGAGLGVVRADAGAADLSVVLCADYLDPRLAEVDAEHRRAGRPWLLARPFGAQVWIGPVLQPEGACWHCLTHRLWGHRHAEACVQEELGHAGPARRPMPALPPLTSAAAHLVALEAAKWVAGYRYHGQQCVWTLDTLDLQGRLHELRRRPQCPGCGDPWQVAWRSVRPVTLQPAKKATTGGGGHRTATPSQMLERHRHLISPITGIIKEIQPDPAAPPFANAYRSGPNVARGITGMAALRAGLRCENGGKGVSPLDAEVSALCEAAERFSGNFQGDELRIRGSYDELEDEAVHPNACMLFAGRQYADREAWNRAHADFQHVPEPFDTSARTDWTPVWSPSGRRRLLPTSYLYYGTPRVSAARGVRADSNGAAAGSSLEDAILQGALELVERDAVALWWYNRTPVPGVDLASFADAWLEEMAGNYVAIGRELWVLDVTSDLGIPVAVALSRRTDGPHEDIMMGFGAHLDPRIAVRRAVTELNQMLPVVREGGRGLDDPDARRWLAYATVANQPYLRPAAGQRMRTAADFPFVNRPDVRDDVEALGKVFDRAGLELLVLDQTRPDVGIPVVKVLVPGLRPFWARFAPGRLFDVPVALGRLEAPTPYERLNPFPMFL from the coding sequence ATGCGCACGACGGCTGTCAACGCACGGGTCCCGGAAGACGGCGGCGCGGTGCCGACGCGGGCCCCCGCCTTCCGCCGGCACCTCCGCGCCGAGGTCAGGGCGGGCAAAGGGGCGTACCTGTTCTCCGAGCAGGGCGTGATCGCGATGCGCGGGGCGAAGATCGAGTCGCTCGCGGCGCTGCTGGACGGGACCCACGACCTCGACGGGCTGCTGCGCGACCGGCCCGGCGGGATGGCCCCGGAAGAGGTTGCCGCGCTGCTGGCGCAGCTGGTCGACGCCGGTCTGGTGACGTTGCGCAGCCAGGGAGAAGACGACCGGGCCGGCGACGAACGCGCGCTGGCCTACTGGGACGCGTGCGGCGTGGACGCCGACCTCGTCGCCGCACGGCAGGGCACCGTGCGGCTGACGGCGGTCGGGGACAGCGCCGACGGCGTCGACCCCGGCGCGGTCGAGCGGGCGCTCGCCGGTGCCGGGCTCGGGGTGGTGCGCGCCGACGCCGGGGCCGCCGACCTGTCGGTCGTGCTGTGCGCCGACTACCTCGACCCGCGGCTGGCCGAAGTCGACGCCGAACACCGGCGGGCCGGGCGGCCGTGGCTGCTGGCGCGCCCGTTCGGCGCCCAGGTGTGGATCGGCCCGGTGCTGCAGCCGGAAGGCGCCTGCTGGCACTGCCTGACCCACCGGCTGTGGGGTCACCGGCACGCCGAAGCGTGCGTGCAGGAGGAGCTGGGCCACGCCGGCCCGGCGCGCCGCCCGATGCCGGCGTTGCCGCCGCTCACCTCGGCCGCGGCGCACCTCGTGGCGCTGGAAGCGGCCAAGTGGGTGGCCGGCTACCGCTACCACGGCCAGCAGTGCGTGTGGACGCTCGACACCCTCGACCTGCAGGGCCGCCTGCACGAGCTGCGCCGCCGCCCGCAGTGCCCGGGTTGCGGCGACCCGTGGCAGGTGGCGTGGCGCTCGGTCCGGCCGGTGACGCTGCAGCCGGCGAAGAAGGCGACCACCGGCGGCGGCGGGCACCGCACGGCGACGCCGTCACAGATGCTCGAGCGGCACCGGCACCTGATCAGCCCGATCACCGGGATCATCAAGGAGATCCAGCCGGACCCGGCCGCGCCGCCGTTCGCCAACGCCTACCGCTCCGGGCCCAACGTCGCCCGCGGCATCACCGGGATGGCCGCGCTGCGCGCCGGGCTGCGCTGCGAAAACGGCGGCAAGGGCGTCAGCCCGCTCGACGCGGAGGTCAGCGCGCTCTGCGAGGCGGCGGAACGCTTCTCCGGCAACTTCCAGGGCGACGAGCTGCGCATTCGCGGCTCCTACGACGAGCTGGAGGACGAAGCCGTCCACCCCAACGCCTGCATGCTCTTCGCCGGGCGGCAGTACGCCGACCGCGAGGCGTGGAACCGCGCGCACGCCGACTTCCAGCACGTCCCCGAGCCGTTCGACACGTCGGCCCGCACCGACTGGACGCCGGTGTGGTCGCCGTCCGGGCGCCGCCGCCTGCTGCCGACGTCCTACCTCTACTACGGGACCCCGCGGGTGAGCGCGGCGCGCGGGGTGCGCGCCGATTCGAACGGCGCGGCGGCGGGCAGCAGCCTGGAGGACGCGATCCTGCAGGGCGCGCTCGAGCTCGTCGAACGCGACGCCGTGGCGCTGTGGTGGTACAACCGCACGCCGGTGCCGGGCGTAGACCTCGCCTCGTTCGCCGACGCGTGGCTCGAGGAGATGGCGGGCAACTACGTGGCGATCGGCCGCGAGCTGTGGGTCCTCGACGTGACCTCCGACCTGGGGATCCCGGTGGCCGTCGCGCTTTCGCGGCGGACCGACGGGCCGCACGAGGACATCATGATGGGCTTCGGCGCGCACCTCGACCCGCGGATCGCGGTGCGCCGCGCGGTGACCGAGCTGAACCAGATGCTGCCGGTCGTGCGGGAAGGCGGCCGCGGCCTCGACGACCCGGACGCGCGGCGCTGGCTCGCCTACGCGACCGTCGCGAACCAGCCGTACCTGCGACCGGCGGCCGGGCAGCGGATGCGGACCGCGGCGGACTTCCCGTTCGTCAACCGGCCCGACGTCCGCGACGACGTCGAGGCGCTGGGCAAGGTGTTCGACCGCGCGGGCCTGGAGCTGCTGGTGCTCGACCAGACCCGCCCGGACGTCGGGATCCCCGTGGTCAAGGTGCTCGTGCCCGGCCTGCGCCCGTTCTGGGCCCGGTTCGCGCCCGGCCGCCTCTTCGACGTCCCGGTCGCGCTGGGCAGGCTCGAGGCGCCGACTCCGTACGAGCGGCTCAACCCGTTCCCGATGTTCCTCTGA
- a CDS encoding SagB/ThcOx family dehydrogenase, with product MPAHRQEGIPETVRLWSLTEDTLLEAGDDDTIVAITWWGEYELADIPGPVRESLGRMVLGPVSMGNLASSASGGTEAWAGALRKALNRLSGSVVHSLALNDGRGPLLSAIPVTQFPVFPSDPVQPGRLIKLSRFSAMRPDGGGLLLESPRARYRVALLRPAAVTVASSLARPVTVAQVAETTGLTEAVVADIAAFLVSAGVVLAADDWAEFAEDGDDDLAAWSPDDLMFHARSRTWQKGGSSEPGPRRTGAEPPVVKPITAGPTFPLHRPDPAVLKAADPTLSSLLEEDHLCPEVTERALSAEQIGEFLFRAARVRSIGPTYLPGGPGHEASQRPYFSVACLYELEIYVAVNRCAGLGRGIYHYDPLWHTLTLINDDAVALDGMLDLAMIGAGSHRRPSVLLTMTARMSRIAWVLGSAAYATTLLHVGALQQVLYLTAKAMGLAAHAVPVDAGDRVDRSLKLEWPAEVSVGECVLDFPGVG from the coding sequence TTGCCTGCACACCGCCAGGAGGGGATCCCGGAGACCGTCCGGCTCTGGTCCCTCACCGAAGACACCCTGCTGGAGGCGGGGGACGACGACACGATCGTCGCCATCACCTGGTGGGGTGAGTACGAGCTGGCGGACATCCCCGGTCCGGTCCGTGAGTCGCTCGGCCGGATGGTGCTCGGCCCGGTCTCGATGGGCAACCTCGCCTCGTCGGCCAGCGGTGGCACCGAAGCCTGGGCGGGGGCGCTGCGCAAGGCGCTGAACCGGTTGTCCGGCTCGGTCGTGCACTCGCTGGCGCTCAACGACGGCCGCGGGCCCCTGCTTTCGGCGATCCCGGTGACGCAGTTCCCGGTCTTCCCGAGCGATCCGGTGCAACCGGGCCGGCTCATCAAGCTTTCGCGGTTCTCGGCCATGCGCCCGGACGGTGGCGGGCTGCTGCTCGAATCGCCCCGCGCCCGGTACCGCGTCGCGCTGCTGCGCCCGGCGGCGGTGACCGTCGCGTCGTCGCTCGCCCGGCCGGTCACCGTCGCCCAGGTCGCCGAGACGACCGGGCTGACCGAAGCGGTGGTGGCCGACATCGCGGCGTTCCTGGTGTCCGCCGGCGTGGTGCTCGCGGCCGACGACTGGGCGGAGTTCGCCGAGGACGGCGACGACGACCTCGCCGCCTGGTCGCCCGACGACCTGATGTTCCACGCGCGCAGCCGGACGTGGCAGAAGGGCGGGTCCTCGGAACCGGGGCCGCGCCGCACCGGCGCCGAGCCGCCGGTGGTCAAGCCGATCACGGCGGGCCCGACCTTCCCGTTGCACCGCCCCGACCCGGCGGTGCTCAAGGCGGCCGACCCGACGCTGAGCTCGCTGCTCGAAGAAGACCACCTGTGCCCCGAGGTCACCGAGCGCGCGTTGTCGGCCGAGCAGATCGGCGAGTTCCTCTTCCGCGCCGCGCGGGTGCGCTCGATCGGGCCGACGTACCTGCCCGGCGGGCCCGGCCACGAGGCGTCCCAGCGGCCGTACTTCAGCGTCGCCTGCCTGTACGAGCTCGAAATCTACGTCGCCGTCAACCGGTGCGCGGGCCTCGGGCGCGGGATCTACCACTACGACCCGCTGTGGCACACGCTGACGCTCATCAACGACGACGCGGTGGCGCTGGACGGCATGCTGGACCTGGCGATGATCGGCGCCGGCAGCCACCGCAGGCCGTCGGTGCTGCTGACGATGACCGCGCGGATGTCGCGGATCGCGTGGGTGCTCGGCAGCGCCGCATACGCGACGACCCTGCTGCACGTCGGCGCGCTCCAGCAAGTCCTGTACCTCACGGCGAAGGCGATGGGCCTCGCCGCGCACGCCGTGCCGGTCGACGCCGGCGACCGCGTCGACCGCTCGCTGAAGCTGGAGTGGCCCGCCGAAGTGAGCGTCGGCGAGTGCGTCCTCGACTTCCCCGGGGTCGGTTGA
- a CDS encoding sensor histidine kinase — protein MVYPVRVRGARLRRRTAPLAGERQESRALVLGAQAVAAVGVAVLAALPVLTGAQPWFLKPIALVCAAGLVAGHLAWFARGRVRRPWLALTVQAVLGFGPLLALGEPWSTAGGFFAGGLLLVSPPARAVPWALLACVVAGVVSALPGWPAGLLDAGVGSAVSAGVAALSLFGLATAARVVAGRAEEVCELKRRTIAEERMRFSRDLHDLLGLSLSAITLKGELVDRMVPGKPELAKAELAELLVMSRRALADVRTIAAGYRELSLEEECRAAADVLSAAGTRVTVARSGIGELPPPVATTLGTVLREGVTNVVRHSTASWCAFSVSTEDGTAWLEIVNDGAGGAGGGGAGSGAGLRNLGDRVAAMNGTLTTEVGQDGTHRLLVAIPVGSVRRERPKAS, from the coding sequence GTGGTTTATCCGGTGCGGGTGCGCGGTGCACGGCTTCGGAGGCGGACCGCGCCGCTCGCGGGCGAGCGGCAGGAATCCCGCGCGCTCGTGCTCGGCGCGCAGGCCGTGGCCGCCGTCGGGGTGGCCGTGCTGGCCGCACTGCCGGTGCTGACCGGTGCCCAGCCCTGGTTCCTCAAGCCGATCGCGCTGGTGTGCGCCGCGGGGCTGGTGGCCGGGCACCTCGCCTGGTTCGCCCGTGGCCGCGTCCGGCGTCCGTGGCTGGCCCTGACCGTGCAGGCCGTGCTGGGATTCGGGCCGTTGCTGGCGCTCGGGGAGCCGTGGAGCACGGCGGGCGGCTTCTTCGCCGGCGGGCTGCTGCTGGTGTCCCCGCCGGCCAGAGCGGTGCCGTGGGCGCTGCTCGCGTGCGTCGTGGCCGGGGTCGTTTCGGCGCTGCCGGGCTGGCCGGCCGGGTTGCTCGACGCGGGGGTGGGGAGCGCGGTGTCGGCCGGGGTGGCGGCGCTGTCCCTATTCGGGCTCGCGACGGCCGCGCGGGTGGTCGCCGGGCGGGCGGAGGAGGTGTGCGAGCTGAAGCGCCGGACCATCGCCGAGGAACGCATGCGCTTCTCCCGAGACCTCCACGACCTGCTGGGATTGAGCCTTTCGGCCATCACCCTCAAGGGTGAACTCGTCGACCGCATGGTGCCCGGCAAGCCGGAGCTGGCCAAGGCGGAACTGGCGGAGCTGCTGGTGATGTCCCGGCGCGCGCTGGCCGACGTCCGCACGATCGCGGCGGGCTACCGCGAACTGTCCCTGGAAGAGGAGTGCCGCGCGGCGGCGGACGTGCTGAGCGCGGCGGGCACCCGCGTGACGGTCGCCCGCTCCGGCATCGGCGAGCTGCCGCCGCCGGTGGCCACGACGCTGGGGACGGTGCTGCGCGAAGGGGTGACGAACGTGGTGCGCCACAGCACGGCGAGCTGGTGCGCGTTCTCGGTGAGCACCGAGGACGGCACGGCCTGGCTGGAGATCGTCAACGACGGCGCGGGCGGCGCCGGCGGCGGTGGTGCGGGTTCGGGCGCGGGACTGCGGAACCTGGGCGACCGCGTGGCGGCGATGAACGGGACGTTGACGACGGAAGTGGGCCAGGACGGCACCCACCGCCTGCTGGTGGCGATCCCGGTCGGGTCGGTGCGCAGGGAACGCCCGAAGGCGAGCTGA
- a CDS encoding DNA-binding response regulator, producing the protein MIKVLLAEDMHMVRGALVALLNLESDIEVVAEVSTGDQILPAAKAAQPDVAIIDIDLPGKDGLSAAIEIHESLPDVHTLILTSLGRPGTVRRALDAKVNGFLLKDAPSDKLANAVRSVAIGRRVIDSELALAAWETDDCPLTPREIEILSLAARGRTVADIASELFLSAGTVRNYLAAVVTKLNARNRVHAIRIATEAEWL; encoded by the coding sequence GTGATCAAGGTGTTGCTGGCCGAGGACATGCACATGGTCCGCGGCGCGCTCGTCGCCTTGCTGAACCTCGAATCCGACATCGAGGTCGTGGCCGAGGTGTCCACGGGGGACCAGATCCTGCCCGCCGCGAAGGCGGCACAGCCCGACGTCGCGATCATCGACATCGACCTGCCGGGCAAGGACGGCCTGTCCGCCGCCATCGAGATCCACGAGAGCCTGCCCGACGTCCACACGCTGATCCTGACCAGCCTCGGCCGCCCGGGCACGGTGCGCCGCGCGCTGGACGCCAAGGTGAACGGCTTCCTGCTCAAGGACGCGCCGTCGGACAAGCTGGCGAACGCGGTCCGCTCGGTCGCGATCGGACGCCGGGTCATCGACAGCGAACTGGCACTGGCCGCTTGGGAAACCGACGACTGCCCGCTGACCCCGCGCGAGATCGAGATCCTGTCACTGGCAGCGCGCGGCCGGACGGTGGCCGACATCGCGTCCGAGCTGTTCCTGTCGGCGGGCACGGTCCGCAACTACCTGGCCGCGGTGGTGACGAAGCTGAACGCCCGCAACCGGGTCCACGCGATCCGCATCGCCACCGAAGCCGAGTGGCTCTGA
- a CDS encoding helix-turn-helix domain-containing protein: protein MDEIVRQAVARAIVTMRDNLGERLTIDDLARAAMFSKFHFTRVFLRVTGLSPGRFLSALRLAEAKRLLATTVISVADISHQVGYNSVGTFSARFSGSVGVSPSGYRQLHGMAPRIADRQAEPGSGATVRGQLRLSSPADVGPVFIGLFSARIAEGTPARHVVVPGPGPYALADVPLGSWYVLTHAFGSCPLDGNQGLRPFTGLTGPVTIQRGVTASLADVRLRPRHGFDPPVLLALPDLRQAAVSRSLAS from the coding sequence ATGGATGAGATCGTCCGGCAAGCTGTGGCGCGAGCGATCGTGACCATGCGAGACAACCTGGGCGAGCGGCTCACGATCGACGACCTCGCCCGCGCGGCCATGTTCAGCAAGTTCCACTTCACCCGCGTGTTCCTGCGGGTCACCGGGCTCTCGCCCGGCCGGTTCCTCTCGGCGCTGCGGCTGGCGGAGGCGAAACGCCTGCTCGCGACCACCGTCATCTCGGTGGCCGACATCAGCCACCAGGTCGGGTACAACAGCGTCGGCACCTTCAGCGCGCGGTTCAGCGGCAGCGTCGGCGTCTCGCCGTCCGGTTACCGCCAGCTGCACGGCATGGCGCCGCGGATCGCCGACCGGCAGGCCGAGCCGGGCTCGGGTGCCACGGTGCGCGGGCAGCTGCGCCTTTCCTCGCCGGCCGACGTCGGGCCGGTGTTCATCGGGCTCTTCAGCGCCCGGATCGCCGAGGGTACCCCCGCCCGGCACGTCGTCGTGCCCGGTCCCGGGCCGTACGCGCTGGCAGACGTTCCGCTGGGGTCGTGGTACGTGCTGACCCACGCGTTCGGCAGCTGCCCGCTGGACGGCAACCAGGGGCTGCGGCCGTTCACCGGCCTCACCGGCCCGGTGACCATCCAGCGCGGCGTCACGGCGAGCCTGGCCGACGTCCGGCTGCGCCCGCGCCACGGCTTCGACCCGCCGGTCCTGCTGGCCCTCCCGGACCTGCGCCAGGCCGCCGTTTCGCGTTCGCTGGCGAGCTGA